In the genome of Siniperca chuatsi isolate FFG_IHB_CAS linkage group LG14, ASM2008510v1, whole genome shotgun sequence, the window AGAAATGGCTGTTCTTATTTGCCACTGTTTTCCTTGATCTAGATGGAACCTTAGTGTACCTTTAAAAGCCTATCAGGAGAGTTCTACTGTACTGGCTGTAATCGGTAGTAAAGAGGGGTAATATAAGATATGATAAGATTAGAGGATAGGCAAGCACAACCCCAGTGAACCCAGACAAATAGATAAAAAACTGATTTCTAAGAACTAATATTAATTCCAATTAATCCTGTTAACTACTTTGGACAAACTACCTGTTTAGGTatcaatttaaatatataaatgtaaacatttaccATGAACATTTACCAAAGTGATACAATAGACAAGAATTGTATATCACATGAAACTGGATGTCCAGCCCTAGTTTTGAGCCTAGTTTTTGTCAGGCCCTCATCTCATCCCAGGCACAAACATACTTTCCAATTCACACATagatatttatgttttgttaaaaTGGGCCTTCAGCCAACTGAGGACTCGCTCACTGAAACTACAGAGGTGTATACACTGTaggtgtgtatatattttatccTTTTGAAAATGCTGGATGTTTGGATAGATTGAAGAAAATATTTCTGGTTTGGTGATGTGGCTGTTGTATTTTGTACAGGCTTTGTCCTCAACCCATGTCAGTAAAGCCTGTTAGAGGGTTCTGCCTGTGCTCATAGAACCAGGGTTACTATTAGTGAGCTTGTAGGGGGCTCGCACCTGCATGAACGATAGTTTTGTCTTGTTGTAACAGTGAACGTGATCTCTGTAGTTaaagcacacatttttttaacacaataagaaaaatgtgaCACTTGCTTTAACTAATGCAACTACGCATTTGATTTGTTTCAGTGCTTATACTACAAATATATTGATTTATCTGTATATGGAACACGTTATTGGAAATAAATATATgatatacagcaggtaaaataagtattgaacacgtcaccatttttctcagtaaatatatttctaaagatgttggtaacaagtcatgaaatccacacatgcaaagaaatcaaaccatagatgtccataaattaagttatgtgttataatgttaaatgacagggaaaaagtattgaacacatgaagaaaggcaggtgcaaaaaggcatggaaagccaagacaatcagtaattagaaagcaatcctgccccttgtcagtgcaaattaatatcaactggttcagtcccaactgaCCACTACTCATGATGTGTAAAAGCAAAAAGCTCTCGAAAGACCATCGCaaccttattgttgcaaaacatactgatggcattggttacagaaggatttcaaaacttctgaatgttacagtgagcactgttggggccataatccggaaatggaaagaacatcattttACCATAAACCGCccacgaccaggtgctcctcgcaagacagaggagtgaaagaattatcagaagagttgttcaagagccaaggaccacttgtggacagcttcagaaggacctggaattagcaggtacaattgtttcaaagaaaacgataAGTAATGCACTCAACCACTATGGCCTGTATGCACGCTCACCACgcaagactccattactgaagaaaaagcatgttgaagcttgtttaaagtttgctgcacaacatttggacaacCCTGTGAAATACTGGGAGAATatagtctggtcagatgagaccaaaattgaactctttggatgccataatacactccatgtttggaggagaaatggcactgcacatcacccccaaaacaccataccaacagtgaagtttggaggtggaaacatcatggtgtggggctgtttttcagcatatggtactggcaaacttcatataattgaaggaaggatgaatgggaaaatgtacagagacattcttgataaaaatctgctgccatctaccaggatgatgaagatgaaacaagggtggacatttcagcaagacaatgatcccaaacacacagccaaggaaactctcaactggtttcagagaaagaaaataaagctgctagaatggcccagccaatcacctgacttgaatccaattgaaaatctatggaaagaactaaagatcagagttcataTAAGAGGCTCACGGAACCTTCAAGATTTGAAGACTGTGTGGAAGAAGgggccaaaatcacacttcagaAATGCATGCAACTTGTTTCTCCATACAGGAGCCGTCTTGAAGCAGTCAAtaccaacaaaggcttttgtacgaagtattaaatgaatttcagtaagTGTGTCAAAACTTTTTCCCTGTCatgtaacattataacacataacttaatttatggacatctatggtttgatttatttgcatgtgtggattgcatgagttgttaccaacaGCTAGTGAAAATTTCctgtcaatagcacctttagaaatatatttactgacaaaaagtgacgtgttcaatacttattttacctgctgtatatgtttgtttttttttgtttgttttttttgtttgcacaCAGGGTACATTCTGGCCTCCCGGACACTCATGATCGTTGCCATTGTGTTTGGGACGTTTGGGCTTGTGGCTACTCTCGCAGGAATGCAGTGCTCAAAAATAGGAGGAGAAAACTACGTCCTGAAGGGGAGGATCGCTGCAATTGGAggagtgttttttttactacagGGTAAAGACACAGGGATGGATGTTACGGccatgtaataaaaataaaaaaaacatgagaaaatgtttggtcAGAAGTAacttcaaatgtcttgtgtACTTTAAAATGACTTGTCCAGTCTCCAGGAGCATATctgacaacattaaaaaaatagtcTCTTTATCTTACATCTAATTGATTTAAGATAGAGACTATATTTTGTTTAACCTCATCTTAACATAAATCACCCAGAAAGGTAAATCATGTCTTGTATTCCAAATTCTACAGAAGACAAGCTATCAGAAAATGCGTTACCAGTTCAAAAGGTTATCCCTACTCTAACAAACCTGCAATGCACAAAAGCCACAAGGTATTTGGATTGTGAGAATAGGTCAcactatgtaaaaaaaaaaagtggtgcaGGGAGAGGAGAAAATTACTCTTgctatttatttcagtttaattttaaagacttttaaataatgctattgtatttatttttattttatttacatagtaATCATATTCTATTAAGATATAACTTGTAGAGTGGTTGTAAAGGGGTAGTCACAGTTGTTAGCAGGTACCTTTGTTTCATATGACGGGCCTCGTAAATCATCTTATAATATTGCATGACATGGATTTAGCCCCATTAGGACTGACATTCGCAGTATTACTCCTAACTATCATTTTACTATCTAAAAACTCCTTTCAAACCCTGAAAAGGGTTTTGACCGTGTTCATCTTatcttatctgtgtgtgttgtttgcatAGAAAAAACATCCCACTTGTCTATAATaaacagtgttttgtgttttttgtaggGATTTGCACCATGATTGCTATATCTTGGTATGCAGCCAACATCACACAGCAGTTCTTTGACCAGTTTTATCCAGGGATAAAGTAAGTCAATACAATCTGCATCAGTATTCAGTATTGAATTAAAGGAAGCAGAACAATAGCTGAATGGCACAAAGTGTGGTTGTTGTTTACCGTGGACTCAATAATACGTCACAAAGTACAATATAATGTTAAATGGTATTGTATTACAGGTATGAGTTTGGAGAGGGCTTGTATATCGGCTGGTCTTCAGCCATACTTGCCATTTGTGGAGGTTCATGCCTGATGTGTGCTTGCCAagtcaaaacaccaaatgaaaaaatgtgagTATGTGAAACATTTGATATGAATTTACTGGGCATAGTAGAATTGGTGCATATTCTCCTAACTGAAAAACGTCTTTTGTGTTTTAGACCATATCCATACGAGCCATCCTCCAGAGGACACGTGCTATCAACTGCGGAAACATCTCAGTCTGTCCCGAGCAACTATGGAAGAAATGTGTATGTCTGAGAAGTTGTTGTGTAGGAGGGAAAGCTGGCTGGGTTGGAGTCAGTTCACCAGATTGACAGCGTTTTTTATTCTGAATGCACTATGAGAGGGCAGCATTTACAGTGGAAAACACCTAAAGACTCATGATCACATATAGTAGTTTAAGAGCAGTAACTTTGGTTTGATTTGGGGATTTATTGGCTTTATCCAGTCTAAACCTTATTCTGATACTTGCTGTATAATTTGTAAAACCTTTTTATGCCTTATtacttttcctttcctttatttTAAAGATTACTAAAGGATGAATTGAttgtaagaaaaaaatgcaagaaaTCTAATGAATATACCATGAAAAATCGGATCCTCTGACCTTTGGGGACATACTACTTTGACAACaatattttaaaggttttaaGACTTAAAAAAAGTCTGTTTATGACTTTAAAATTCTAACTAGGAACACATGGCAATCAGAAAGCATTTAATCCTCAAATCACATTAAGCAGTTTTACAATTGTGTTCAAGTTCATAAAGTTTTTGTTAGTATATCAAGtgtaatcatttattttctggtCGAGAAAGACGAGAGTTGCACCCCttccacaaaacacaacatcttgTGGCTGTGCTACATATTCAGAACAATCCTGTCACTGGGTGAATACCCATCCAATTTGTTAATCTGCAAAAAGGTTAAAAGCTCAAAAAGCTCTCCTCTCTGAAAAATTAGATGGCAGTTCCAGAAATTTCTGCAATCTACTTGATAAATAATTTGTGGTCTTCAAGAAAATAAAGCtcttcagtaaaagtatttaaTATCTATCAAAATATTTCCATAATAAGGAGTAAATCTGATTCTATGAGTTTTGACCGCGCAAAAGTCAAGAAGGAAATTTGTAATTTTAACTTGCATTTGTAACCATTAATAGCTGGTGTACTGTGATTATATACTGGTCCAGTATATAATCACAGTACACTGGGGGTTTCACccagtgtgattttattttgactCTCACCTCTGAACCACAACACTAGTGTAACAGGGttgaaacaaatgtaaacatagctTTTGTAGGTTTTGTATATTTGGCAGCTGTTGAGAAATGTGattcaatattatttaaaaacaaacaaacaaaaaaatgttcaaataaaagTGTTTGGTTACAGAGCTTGTTTGCACAACATCCTCTCCTTTAACCAAAGCAGCTCACAGCTAAGAGTGTAGTCAAGACACAGAGCTGAATGTATGGCCCATTTAGCCACATTACATGGAAATCAAAGATGACCAATTTCAACAGAACAGATCACGCAGAATTATTATGCCACCTACTGGAATGATGTGGTGTCACATCTGGGATTGGATTTACTGAGGTCAAATCACAGTGCCGCTGGGAAACTGGCCGAAGTTTTCACCCAACATCACCAGGTCCTACAAAGGTTAAAAACATCTCAGGGCTGAACTGTATCATATTTTCCGATGAAGgcaatattttgtttccttatACATTCACAAATGTTGATTTACAAGATGCTAACATTTTTTAGTAAATGATGTCTGCAAACTGAATTTCCAGTCTGCACTGAAAGGTGACAAAGctttaatgaaattaaagtatttcaaatattaataaattacatGTGGGTCCTAGTAAATATGAAAAGCTTTATATCTGGACATAATTTTATTAAACCAGGAGAAAGACAAGATAGAGCAGAACCAAGTACAGTGAAGCTTATTTTGGCAAAGTCTTATAGaaggtgaaaaaagaaaacaaatcagccGTATTTTTTCACAGCAAGATACATATTTTCATTGGCAAACTTCTAATCTTTAGGTGCTTCATTTGCTAAATTGTCCAGGTTTTGTCCGTCAAAACGTATAAAGTGCCAGCCTTCGCTGACGGTGAGGTCCTGAGCTCCTTTAGCAGCATAGAAGTCTCGAGACGGAGTATTCCAGTTCAGCACAGACATCTGCAGCCGCACACACTGCTTCATTTTCCCCACCtgagcaaacaaaaacagtctTTGGTTAATCATGCACTGTTACCTCTTCATCACACAGGACAGCTGATCTCACACAAAGATAAGATCAACAATACTTTCAATCTGCTTAATGTTGtaatcaaatgttaaaaaattacCTTTTCATCTCAAGAACTATTATATATAAACCGCAATTGTTAAAACTGTGTTTAGTGGTCAACAAAAACAGTCTTACCTCAGCGACTTTGCTCAGTAAAGCCTTGCCAATGCCATTTCCTgtaaaagaaatcaataaaaaaaaaaaaaaacttactaaaacatttttagttgtggacaaaacatttacagaaaaagagacaacacTAAGAAGTACACAAAACTAATTTTACACAGTACTTTCTTTCCAGGCTTTGTTGACAACATTTCAACACATATTTTACCTCTGAATTCTGGCATCACGTACAGGTCCTCCAAATATACTGACCGTCCCTTCCATGTGCTGTAAGTGTAAAAGTAAAGGGCATATCCGACAATTGTGAATCCTATatggacaaaaagaaacaagcaGGAAGAATACCAGAAAAATCAAAATCACTACAAATACAGTGGAATAAAAAATGGTGAATTTATTTAAAGTCTGTGATGATCAATGGGAAAGGGAAAGGGAAGACTACAATGGAAAAGGTCTTGATCAACACTATACCTTCTTTAGATTTATGCTCCTCAGGTACTTCTGCAACGAGGCATTCAAAGAAGGGATTCTGGCAGAAACCGTCATGCTCCAGTtctaaagtaaaacaaaacagatcatTTACctaaatacaaacatttcatcTTTCCATTAGAAGTCATGTTAGTATTCATTTTCACCCAAGtgacaaaacacatcaaaaccaTCAATACTTGAGACATTTGAGAAATTATAGTACTTCAGCTGTGGATCCTTCTACTGTACATCTCAAACTTGTACATCTAAATCTGCAGATTTTATTCAGACTAAGTTGTTTACtcataaacaacaaatataaatataaaacctcAATGTATCAAACCTGCATTGGCTCGCAATCTTCTTCTATTCCTCTTTTATTGGTGCATTGCTTCCCACATGACGTATTATGCCGCCACCACCTGTTGCTGTATTATCTTCAGTCAGCAAAAATGTCTATCACGTCATCCATGTGCTCATTGCTCTACAGCACCaccagtggtcaaaaactcaCCAAGGTACCTTTAAAAGTACTGTAAGTATTGTAcacatcacagtcatactttGAACTGTCTTGAACTTGTGATACAATTATAAGGGAGACTGCTTGTATAAGAGTAATTCATACAGAAGTTGCATGACAAATGATAAAGAGCAGGAAAAACTGCAATTCACCATGCCCACCCATACAATCACATTTTCGAAATTTTGGGAAAGGGATCTGACCTACAGAAGATTCAACACTGCTGAACTCAGCTCTGCTCCTACTTATGAAACTGACTGTGATCTCATTAGTTAGTGATTAATGGactccattatttttttttaacctatgtTTGGTTGCAAAATCTTGCACCACTTACTTATAGGGCTGCAcgattaatcaaaatattatcataaTCGCAATATgcccaagtgcaatatccaaatcacagaagctgcaattttttggtaaaggtaaaatgtgtgacaaatcagcattataatgaagtactgtagagtgctgcagagatgacctggtttgtttggtacagaccacaacaaatgtcacatcatgatgattttaatagtgatttcagagaaaaataaaattgtgatgcaaaaatgatcattcccactaatcgtcaatcatatcgcaatcgttatttatgtcaaaataatagcaatatgatttttttttaccatattgtgcagccctagacACAATGATGCAAATCCAGTACTACTGACTGCCATTGTGGTACTATatacctttttcacagcagacactgATATGCcatagcaggaaaaacacattttataagtTGCACCTGGGCTTTTCCTGCTCAAAAtacctgctgtgaaaaaggtctattagcTGTTGGGCCAAGACATGAAAAATAACAACTGTTAAAGTCATCGGCTAAAACAATCTTTCATACGCTGCTTGTCAGATGATATTATTTTAGCCTGCTGTCCAGTCATACAATGAATACACGTGACTGAGACACTGACTGAAGTAGACTTTTCAATAATGCAcgtttttgtttcattcagtctcagtttaatattatattaatggCATTTAGGGTTGGTGCAAGCTTTCTCTGTCATTAAGTGCGAAATTACCTTCATGAGAGATCTTCACTTGGTCGGGCATTTTTTCATAAACcgccaactcctgagaaaaggGGGATTTAATAACGTTATGCGTTAATATATGTAGCCTGTCATTTGACAAATATACCAAAGGGAACGTCGCTATATAACGTTAAGGTCGGGCATTACATTCCGCACTGTGCAGCACGACACAGCATTTTTAGGCGGGTTTGTAGGTTAGCTTCGTTACAA includes:
- the cldn15b gene encoding claudin-15b, which gives rise to MKEIIEVIALFLGFVGWITIFISLQDQYWKESTQDGSVIITATIYENLWMSCASDSTGIYDCRDFPSLFALPGYILASRTLMIVAIVFGTFGLVATLAGMQCSKIGGENYVLKGRIAAIGGVFFLLQGICTMIAISWYAANITQQFFDQFYPGIKYEFGEGLYIGWSSAILAICGGSCLMCACQVKTPNEKIPYPYEPSSRGHVLSTAETSQSVPSNYGRNVYV
- the sat2b gene encoding diamine acetyltransferase 2b; this translates as MHFKIRAATKEDCKEISRMILELAVYEKMPDQVKISHEELEHDGFCQNPFFECLVAEVPEEHKSKEGFTIVGYALYFYTYSTWKGRSVYLEDLYVMPEFRGNGIGKALLSKVAEVGKMKQCVRLQMSVLNWNTPSRDFYAAKGAQDLTVSEGWHFIRFDGQNLDNLANEAPKD